A genomic region of Methylobacterium sp. CB376 contains the following coding sequences:
- a CDS encoding ParA family protein, which yields MKTLAIISQKGGVGKTTLATALAVEAGRAGKSTVVFDLDPQASASFWKDTRKDELVAMTAIPAARLGHVIKAADAAGCDFAIVDTPPFSKDIAYEAAQHADFVLIPTRPAVLDVMATNKTIELLRHYGKPSAVILTFCPPIGREVDDSVEAVNALGARICPVRIGNRIAFSRAQQTGQVAQEIEPEGKAAQEIQRLYSYVCMHLNNSERSTADGRKRVSSHTG from the coding sequence ATGAAGACGCTTGCCATCATTTCCCAGAAAGGCGGCGTCGGAAAAACGACGCTCGCGACCGCCCTCGCTGTCGAGGCGGGCCGTGCCGGCAAAAGCACCGTCGTCTTCGATCTTGATCCTCAGGCAAGCGCGTCGTTCTGGAAGGACACCCGCAAGGACGAACTGGTCGCCATGACCGCCATTCCGGCCGCACGCCTGGGCCATGTGATCAAGGCGGCCGATGCGGCTGGCTGTGATTTCGCCATCGTCGACACCCCGCCGTTCTCGAAGGACATCGCCTATGAGGCCGCTCAGCACGCCGACTTCGTGCTGATCCCTACTCGGCCGGCTGTGCTCGACGTGATGGCGACCAACAAGACGATCGAGCTGTTGCGCCACTACGGCAAACCATCCGCCGTGATCCTCACCTTCTGCCCGCCGATCGGCCGTGAGGTCGACGACTCCGTGGAGGCGGTCAACGCGCTTGGAGCCCGTATCTGCCCGGTGCGGATCGGCAACCGCATCGCATTCAGTCGCGCACAGCAGACCGGCCAGGTTGCCCAGGAGATTGAACCCGAGGGCAAGGCGGCGCAGGAAATCCAGCGCCTATACTCGTATGTGTGTATGCACTTAAACAACTCGGAGAGGAGCACGGCTGATGGCCGGAAACGCGTTTCAAGCCATACTGGATAA
- a CDS encoding ribbon-helix-helix domain-containing protein — MAGNAFQAILDKAAREPAPEPERKPAARRAPKPANRSAEPAPAPAPEAKKFHRPSRDNRRFVGGHFEPAVGKQLRMIAVEDDTTVQALLEEALDLLFVKKGRQKIADLAPRTDIGM, encoded by the coding sequence ATGGCCGGAAACGCGTTTCAAGCCATACTGGATAAGGCGGCACGCGAGCCCGCGCCGGAACCCGAGCGTAAGCCTGCGGCGCGGCGCGCGCCCAAGCCTGCGAACCGATCGGCTGAGCCGGCCCCTGCCCCGGCTCCCGAGGCCAAGAAGTTTCATCGTCCGTCGCGGGACAACCGGCGCTTCGTGGGTGGCCACTTCGAGCCGGCCGTGGGCAAGCAGCTGCGCATGATCGCGGTCGAGGACGACACGACCGTGCAGGCTCTCCTGGAGGAGGCTTTGGACCTCCTGTTCGTGAAGAAGGGCCGGCAGAAAATCGCCGACCTGGCTCCACGCACCGATATTGGTATGTAG